The Kogia breviceps isolate mKogBre1 chromosome 8, mKogBre1 haplotype 1, whole genome shotgun sequence DNA window tctcagttCTTCCATCTGTAACATGGCTATAACCCTGACCTGACAGCCTTGACAAGAGGATTTAAGGaaatcatctctttaaaatgcCCAACACAAGGTCAGACAAACaatgtttctttttggtttttttataaatttatttatttatttatttttgcctgcgttgggtctttgttgctgcgcacgggctttctctagttgcgacgagcaggggctactcttcgttgtggtgcgcacgcttctcattgcagtggcttctcttgttgtggagcacggtctctaggtgcgccggcttcagtagttgtggcacgtgggctcagtagttgtggctcatgggctctagagcgcaggttcagtagctgtgacgcatgggcttagttgctccacggcatgtgggatcttcctggaccagggtgcaaacctgTGTCcgctacattggcaggcggattcttaaccgaggcgccaccagggaagtccccacaatcaATGTTTGATAACTGCTAGTTTCCTTCTCCTTGCCTCCCAGGCAAGAAACTTTCTCATTTACTCTAGTTCTGCATAGTGGTTAAGTACACTGACTCTGGAGCTGGACTGCCTGCTTTCCAAAcccaactctgccacttcctagctgtgtgacctcaggcaaattactTGCCCTCTCGGTGCCTGTTTTCCCATTTGTGAAATGGACGTTATAATAGTATGTACCTCATGAgaatgttgtgaggattcaattaATATATGTCGGGGgttcagagcagcccctgctgGGCCAGCCACATTCTAGGTGCTAGCTCTCACTTGACTTTGCATCCCCAGTTTCTCGAAACATGCCTGGTACCTGGGAGatgctcaataaagatttttgaaggaataaatgaagagataaatCAACCCCATGATGCAAGGGAACACCAAGATAGGAAGTCATTGAACACCAATCCGTGAGGAGCTAAGCCACCCAGCAGATTAAGTACTTCCCCCAAATAAACTCGGATAATCCCCATACCCAGAGCTAATCCACACTCCTCAGGTCACTCCGGGTGACCACCCCATTTCCCCCCTTCCGACCCGACACTCTCACCCATCTCTTGACTTAATCGAAagtgggaaaggagaggaggcatgtgggagggagaggggagcagcCCGGGGACAGTACAGTAAGCCCAGCATCCAGGGGCAGGAGAGGCCAGGGCTGGGCACTGGCTGCCCCAGGGATTAGAGCAGGGGATGGAGTGGAGCCAGCAAACAGCCTGGGTCTCAGAACAGAGGAGATTCGTGGATGGGACTGGCTGAGGACCAATGACCACGAGCAGCAGGGAGGGCGTTTGGAGGCCGGGCCAGAGTTCTGCATCATCTCTCCAGCCGGCTAGCTGACAGGCCCCAGCAGGACAAGGCCCTACCCAGCCTCCAAGCCCCGCCCTCCTTGACCTGGAAGCTGGGGGCAGCCCAGACCCTGGAGCTGCTGCCCTCTCACGGCCACTCCGCAGAGGTGCAAAGCTCCTGTCAAACTGAGTGTTGACGAACTCGATGCACCGGGAGCTGCCTCTAGGCCTGGCAGGCCCTTGGAGGAAATCGGCCTCCCCAGCCCTCATCTTCCGCACAGCTTCAGCTAATCCCCATGAGATTATCGTGCTGCCCGAGGTGCCTCCACACCTTCGCTCCCACTGGTTTCTACTCCCCGTCAAGGCCTGATCCCATCCCCTCCGGATGGGACtgccgccccccccgcccccgccccccgcactcTCCCATCCGTGTTCTCAGAGGTCCCCAAGAGCTTTCCATAATAGTACTTGCTGCATCACAACAATTTGTCGACGCTATCCGCCCCAGAACACTGGGCCCCTCTGGCAGTCTGTCTGGCCTTTCAGCACTAGGTCCAGACGGGCCTGGGGCAGGCTGTTTAATAACACGTGCTGTGAGGACTGGGGCTACAAACCAGAAGAGACAGAGCACTTTTACGCATTTATTTATCAAAACTTCCACAAACCTGGCCTCATGCACCAACACAAGCCATACAACCAGGACACACACATGGCCTTGGAGAAGGCTGTGAAGTACTTTGAAGGACAGGAAGGAACGAACACAGCTGGGTgggctttgggttttgtttttcagggGTCTGGGGAGGGCTCTGGTTCCATACCTGGGAAGGTAGAGGGGTGAGGAAGACAATAAATAGAACCCTAAGCCCAGCCTGCTTTGGTACCTCATGGGTGCAGCCCCACACATGGCCCGTGACCGACAGCAAGAGTCAGGAGGGCAGCACCCAGGCAGCTGGTACAGGCAGGCCAGATGTGCAGCCAGAGGTCCCCTCCAAACAGTCCCAATGCCCTGCAGGGCACGAGGTAAGACGGGGCCAGGCTCCGTAGACCCTAGCTGTCCATGTCTGAAGGCGTGGTCTTTTTCCTTGTGCGAACCTTCAGGGAGCGCGAGGTGCCctgtggggagagagagcaggCACACCGTGAGAGATCCGGGCTGAGGCGGCCACCAGGGCAGCTCACTTCCCTTGTGCCTTCCTCACCACCGACCTCCCGCACCAGCGGCTTCCTCTTGACCACGCGCAGACTCTGGGTGCGGCCCAGAGGCTTCTCTCGGGGCCGCGCTGATGGCTGGGGGACCACTTCTGTGTCTGACCAACACTCATCCTCGGTGTCACTGTCCTGCAGGCCTCCTGCCCGGTACCCTGTTGTGGAGGAGAAGGAGGCCGGGAGGCAAAGCTGGGCACGGACACAGTCTGAAGGCCTAGGGCCAGCTGAGCCAGGCTTTCCTCTGGCCCTGGGGGGAGCCACAGCTTGCCTGGAGGAAGCCATCCCTCTCGGGACAGCTCTGGCTTCCTCTGCCCACTCACCGATGGGTGGCCTGTGGTGGGGTACCTGGTCCTCCAGGTAGAGGGGATCCTGGTAGGTGGGGGCAGGGGCATCGGAGATGGTGCGCAGGTCCTGCATGGAGAAGCTCCGCAGCCTCCCGGCCAGTGCGCCCTGACTCTGCAAGAGAGTGGGATCCGCTGCACCACCTGACGGAAGGGGGGCAGGGCTCCTGGCAGGAAGGGGCCTCAACCAGGGGAGCTGCCCAGGAAAACCAAGGCTGACCTGCAAGCAATCCCTCGGGCACAGGCCTCAGAACCGAAAAAACCACGACAAACTCCTAGCTCTGTGCCTCTGTGGCGCCAGCAGGAATGTAGGGCCCAGGGAGCAAGAGTAGCCACTCACGGTCAGTGTCAGAGCCAGGGAAGTTTGAACTTCCAGCTCTGTGCTCCTGCCAACACCCCACCTGTCACCTCTCACCCCTGTTCGCCCGGCCTGGACAGCTGCGATCTCCCAGCTCCCTGACAGATAGCTGGACTCACTcaaaaggccctgggggtgggggtgggcatgggggagggctggggcccagggcacCTTGGTGGCTGCCTGCACAGCAGCCGAGGCGGCAATGTTGAGGCCCCGCTTCCCAAAGCTGAGCACTGTCTCGTAGCTGCGCTCCTTGGCCTGCACGATGTAGGTGTCGATCTCCTgcggacacggggtggggggcggggaagcTCAGGCAGACAGCCCTAGTCACTCCTCTGTGGCCCAGAGAAACCACTGGGAGCCACGcctcccagcccaccccacccacagagcacagggctccCCATCCACTCACCGGATCCTACACCTCAATGATTGGCCGTgctccagcctccccccaccatccccaAACCAACTTCCAGCTGGTGTTTCACACCCCCAAAAGGTCTGTCACATGTGTCCCCATTTGATTTtcccagaagaggaggaaggcTAGGCTCTGTCAAGGCCCCATGGCTAAACAGCAGCAGGACTGGGATTAGAGCCTAGGTGTCCCCAGTGTCTTGAGCTGCAAGTCCAGGGCTCTTCGCCTCACACCCACTCCTACACTGCCCGCCCTGCCTCCCGCCTGGGGTACCTTCTCATGGCGAGACAAGGAGGGGTGGACGAACTTGCGGTAAAGCAGGCTGGCCCCCTTGGTATAGGGCGAAAGCAGCCACAGCACAAATGCCATCTTGATCTCGTAGTAGAAAGGGAACCTGTCAGAGCAGAGGGGGCAAGGTCCGCCAGGGAGCCAGGCCAGGGAGGACCAGCCCCTCCCCGCAGCCCACAGAACCCCAGTGCCCATACCAGGAAATAAAGATGTCTGTGAAGGTCTCCACTGCCATGAAGAGTGCAAAGACGATCCAGTACATCATCCACCGAACCTGgacggggaggggtgggcagagaGGTCAGAGGCCAGCAGCTGAGCCTGCAGTGCCAAATCCCCTGTCCCAGGCTGACCCAGCCCAGAGATTCCAGAAAGCCCGTCCCACTGCATTCCCCTGGCACCTGGCTGGCCTTAGAAAGTTGCCTCTGAGAAACTGCCACTCATTCCTGTATCCACCCCCAACAGGCTGCACCCACAAGATCCTGCAAAGAATCCCAAGAGCCCATCCTCCATCCACACCCACTCTGCTCCAGGGTACGCCACCAGATTATACCCCTGGAGGAAAGGGAGGCCAGCTCGGACTTGCCCACCTCGCCAAATCCTACCTCACCCCCAAGGCTGTGGTTCCCCCCCCACCCTGAGCTgagcccccctgcccacccccgcaCTCACATATTCACGAATGTTCTTGGTCTTCACAGCCTTGTAGGAAGCATAAGTTGGGTACAGCATCCCAAACACCAGCCTGAAGAGCAGCCCCCAAAGCAGAGGGAGAGTGAGAGGAGCACCACTCCCCACGCCCCTGCCAGGTGGcggcctccccaccaccccatgtTCGAGGTGGCAGTGCCTGCCCTGTTCTTCCCGCTTGGCTTGAACAACCTGCACCTGAGTCAGTGCCCTGGAGGCCACCTCCCCACCCTGCTGTTTACAAACATCCCAAGCCTGCCCAGGCCTGCACGAGTGGCCCACGGATGCATGATGCAGCGAGAGCACAGACAGCCACTCCACAAGGTGAGTGGGAGGCAGGCTTCTGAGCCATGAGAGCACCAGGCTGTTCACGCCCCTGGACGTGCAGTCAGGCCCAGGGCCACCAGACCTGGCACTGCCAGGTTGCAGGCAAGGATATTCCAGCCAGGTGAGGAGTAGGACAGAGTGGGCAAGCTGGGGCCAGGGTGGTGAGTCACGTGACTGACTGCTCAGATGGGAAGCCGGCACCTGGATTCTCTGTGCACAACGTGCCACATCCTGTGTTTGCCAAGGGGCGGCTGGCCGGCCTGTGGTCCTCCGTCCCACTCACCTGCCTGCAGTGAGTGTGTGACTGCAGGGGGTCGCCATCAGCCAAGTAGGCTTGAGTGCGGGGGGGACAAGCACACGGTGCCCAATGCCTTGTGCAGGTCCGCAGGTCCGTTAAACCTTGCGGTGAATGTTGGAGGGAAGGGAAAGGTGTGACATAGCTCAGAAAAGCCCCCTTTTCCACCAGACATTCCCAGCTTCCACCTCAGGGGCGGGCTGACATCCAGGGATAGAGAGGGTATTAGAGCGGCCATACTCACACCACCAGGCGACAGATCATCCAGGACACCATCCTGCAGTCTCGGGAGCGAAGGGAGATCCCTCCAGGAAGACGCCCAGAGGGACGCTCACGCCTGCGCTGGGATGGGATTAACAGTGGAGGTGTGGGAACCACAGGGGCGCTCGGGCTGCCCCTTGGTGGAGGCGGAGCCCACCGCCCACTAACTCCGCAGTGCTGGAAGCCTGAAGAATGGGGAGATCAGCGGGCCGGGGCAGGCAGGAACCGAATTGGGAGCCGGTACCGGCCGGCACGCTCTTCCGCCCCGCCGCTCGGGCAGTTACGGTTCCGACTCGCACTTCCTGCCCCGGAGAACCAGGCGTTCGGCCCTTGCCGGGGGCGCTGTGGGTCCCGGGCCAGCGGTGGCTGGTCGCAGCCAGCGTTCGTGTATGTACCCACGGCCCCAGTGTTCCAGTACACCTGCACCGGCCTCCGGGCGGAGTTTGCAACTCACTTGAAAGTTGCACGGAACTGGGCTCTGCCCAACCCCAGGTCTCCGGCTCATGGCGCAGGCGCAGTGTGGCCGCGGAGAGGGCGGGGCGAGGTCAGGGAGGTGAGAGGCCTGCCCCTTAAAGTGGCGATGCGCCTCCGACTGGTGGATGGGGTCCGTAGGTTGAGTAGCCCTCCGAATGGGAAAGATTTGGGGGGTAGGAAACGGAAACAAGATGGTGCGGAtgtccctagtggtgcagtggttaagaatccgcctaccaatgcagcgaacacgggttcaagccctggtccgccaagctcccgcatgccgcggagcgagtaagcccgtgcgccacaactactaaagctcccccgctctccacaactggagaaagcccgcgcgcagcaacgaagacccaatgcagccaaaaatacataaactaaataaacttttttaaaaaggtgcgatgggggaagaaagaaatgaaggacatttGGAGTCCAGAGTTTTCGCGGATCTTCACTAGCTCCCCTCTTGCCTCGTTTTccccctctgtgaaatgggaatgggCATGGACGTCCCCCGTTAGAGACTCAGGTGAGAACTAGAAGGTTTGGCTGGGCGCCAGCAAATCCAGGTCTTATAGCACTAGGTCGGGAGATCGGTAAGCGCCTCAAAGATGCTGAGGTGACCTAAagggaaagtggggaggaggtggaggagagggaaCCTGAGGGACTCATCACCCCCATCCCGCTCACCCTGCTGAAgagtgggcttcaggagttgacTTCTCTCTGGGATACCTTTCCAGAGCCCACATCCCTGGGCAGGCTGATTTGAAAGATTCTGGGTGGAGTCCCCAGCCCCCCCATGTCTTCTTCTCCAAAAGTTTGTAATCCCACCTATTTCCGTGAGTTAAGAACACAGATATCCCTGAGAGCTTAACAGTATCAACGACTACCATTTTGTAGTGCATTTTTGAGCGCAGAGACTTGATCTTtacaaaaatcctttttttttttttttaccatttaggAAATAGGCTCAATGGTggaaagtaacttgcccaacagCACCTGATGGTGAACGATAAATGAATGCTTAGATTAATCAGTCTTCTGAGGGCAGCTCTGGGAGGGGACAGGGAATGGTAAAGCTCCTCTAGGAGGAAGGTGTGTATCTGGAAGAAGGCGGGAGGCTCAAAAGAAAAGGcttacaatattgtaaatcaactatactccaataaaaagtaatttttttaaaaaaagagaaggcaaacTGCTGCTTCTACGTGGGGTTGCATTCTTTGTACCTCTTCTGCTAGGTGCCTCGTTCCTCCCTCTGAAAATGGGGAGCGcatcatccccccaccccaggcacccCGCACAGCTTCCCTTCTGCCTCGCATGGCTGAGGTGAGGGTGACAGCAGAGCTGCCCAGAGCGTGGGGGAGGAAAACTTGGGCAGTTATTACTTTTTATTAGAGCCACAGTTAACACTCACCATCTATCAAAAGGATGGAATAGCTAATGATGGAGGGAAAGGAGGCTTCTTGGGAATAAATAAACACTCAGTGATTATATAGTCATAATTCTCATCATCAGTTTTATTGGTGTTGCTGAGTGGGAGAGCTTGCAGTGAAACTGGCCCACAGGAGAAATTCCCCCAAGGCCCTGatgcctccctccccctgcctaaTCACTTGCTCACATTGGCCCTAGCTCCCACCCTAGTTTGGAGGAACAAGAACCCCCCAGGGCTAGGATCCCCTCAGGAAGGTCCCGGACACCATCCATCTCTGGACACAGACATTGTAATGAAGGTGAAAAGTATCCTTGTCTCCTTGGAGCAAAAGGATATGACTGACCCTCTGGACAGCTCAGGAGGAGCAGGGGGTACAGAAAAGGGAATGGACAGCCATTCCTCCAGAAGGTAGGGTACCTGGGCTGACTGTGTGCATGTGAGCCTCGGGCCTTTGGTACCTGCTGCAgaactgcctcccctcccccacctttgcTGCCTTCCAGAGTCACCTGACCTCGGCATCACAGGCCTTACTTGACCCCCATTCGCTGGAGAGGAGCTCCCCTGTGCCCACTCTAAGCCAACCCAGCTGGGACCGTCTCTCACATGGAGACTCTTGGTTCCAAGAGTCTGTGCTTGGAAAAATCTAAGGGACAAGATGTCAGAGGTCTGCTCCTGAGAGCATGGAGGGGCGTGAGGCTGACAGCTGAGGGGGTCACCCTCTTGAGCTTTGGCAAAATGAGTGGACTCTGCCTCTCACGCCCACTCGTCCTGAGCTGTTGACACAGTCACCCAGTTAGACTGGGTTGCTAAGCAGCTCTCTGGACATATGATGACCCACCTCTGGCAGGTGACCAGGCAGGCATATGGTGGGCTCCATTCCCCATATGCAGAAAGCTGGGTATTCAGGGGGAGGAGCGTCTCCCAACCCTGGGGGGTGCCCTGGGGGGAGTGACAGTCAAGAGTGATGTTTATCTTTCTACTGGGCAACAGAGTGCCAACATGTCTGGGAGACTCAACCCTCTTTCCCTGGCAACCTCTCCCTGGCACAGCATGAGGGCCCATTCCCCATTTGAAAAAGCAGGACAGGCATTCCCAGGACAGTGTGGCTGGGGGGTCCCAAGAGATACCTGCTAAGCCAAGAGCACGTGAATGTGGTTTCAGTAGGTGGAAACCCAAACACATCACCTATGAGATTCCCTATTGTGAGGAGTGGGAATCTGAGGCTAAAGGTAAGATGTAGGGTACAGGGGCTCTGAGACTGAAGATAGGTTAAGAACCCTAATCCACAGACAGCAGGTCTCCCCAAAGATCAACCTTCTCCTCgcccacaaagcagccttctctgaGCCACCTGGGTATCTCCTAGAGTCctacaatcaatcaatcaatcaatcaatcaatcttaGTTCTGTGCCAGACACACGATTCTAAGCcttacatatattaacacatcATAAATCTAATGCATTCAAATCACACGCTAACCCTCTCACACAGGTAGCATGATTAGccacattttccagatgaggaaactgagataccAATAGGCGAAGGAATATGTTTGAGACCTccaagctagtaagtggcagaatcaggattGGACAAAGTaggttttattatttactttacaGAAGGAGAAGCTCAGCTTGGAGAAATCAGTCCACTTGCTTGAAATCTCACACCTAGGGCCGAGGGTGGCAGCGATGACACATATTTGTCCAGCAGAGGGGGGTGGCGAGGAGACGGACTGCTGAGCTTGTCCTTGGCCCTGATGGTTGGATTTGACCTGACCGAGAGACAGCCTCCAGTCTCAGTGGGCCCCAAGACTGTGACCTCCAAGAAGGAACCCTTGGCCGTGAGTCAGCCCCGGGTGATGGAGACTAGCCACACTCACCCGGCACTGGAGCGTCATCACCATGAACTCCTGACCCCAGCACCGGCTGACTTCCGGGTCCCTACTCACTCCTcagagggaggggagcagggaggaagggggtCTGAAAGCTGATGCTGACCCCCTGCAAGCAGCGGGGACAGACAACACAGCTCTGTTCTTAAGGAAACAGGTGCCGCTGACCATCACCATTGGATACCTGAGAGCCGTCAATGGGGTGGAAACTTTTTATTTGAAGCAAGTGAATCAGAGCATTGTCCCCAAGCGCCCCTGGGCATCCTCCTACCTGGAGGTCCCCACACAGTCTGGGCACAGGAAAGAGACTCCCCGCCCTGTGCCTTCCCTACCAGCCTAACATCTCGGAGCCCTCTATTCCCAGCGTACAGCAGAGGGCAGCAGAAGCTTGGCTGCCAGGTGCTGCTCCCACaggaccctccctccctccctcccccctgcggTACTCAGCATGCACTGAAAGGCAGTGCTCCTGGGGTGTGCCTCTGTGGTTTGGAGGGGCACCAGGGCCCCCAGGATGCTCTTCAGCCCAGCTCCACTCCTGGCACCTGCCCAGATGCCTCAGGGGCTTGCAGCGTCCCTGGCTTGGCCAGCCCTTGGATGCACCCAAAGGAGCCAACACAGCGCAGGGTCCATATCCCAATGGTGGGGCTGAACCAGGGGGTGGTCTGAGGCTGGGGCAGCTGcaggaaaggaaagcagaaaggCTTTCATCTGGGTGGTCTCCCGTTCACCAGTGAGCTGGATTCAGGGTCAGAGAAGGAAACTCCAGGGAGCAGTGAGACGGCGCTGGGAAGAAGGCAGGGTCTGCTGGAGCTGTTGTTATTGCTTCAGGCAGAGGGGCTTTGCCCCCAGGAGGTCAAGCTGGTGCCCAGAGGTTGGCATCACCATTCCAATCGTTTTCAGCTGCAGGGTGGGCACACCAGGGGTGAGCAGAGGAGGACAGGTACTCTGTGCCCCTCCAGGAAGAGAGGCAAGGTCACGGAGGGGACCCGCTTTAGGCAGCGCTGAATCTGCATGTGTGCACATGGCGATGGGAGTGTAGacaggtgtgtgtgcgtgtaactGAGGGAGTCTGTCCGTGTCCACGTGTGCGTGCAGAAGGCGGGTAGCGTGGGGGAGTGCACCCGGCAGCATGAAGGACGTGGCCGTGGGCTGCAATGCGGAGCATAAGCAGGTAAACAGACACGAGCACCAACAGGAAAGACCAGAGGGTCGGAAGGATACGCTGAAGAAGCGGAAGGAGCGGTTCAGCCTCCAGCCCTCCCAGGACCCCTCCCTGGACCAGAGCATGTGGAAGGCAGCAGAGCAAAGGAGGCTGCAGATGTGGTGTGGGGTGAACCGGCGTCCACACTTGGGAGGGGCACCAGGGACTGGGTGGTCTGGTGCGTATACGAGACTTCATGCTGATTACGGTGAAAATTGAGTGGCATCCCTGGGCTAGAGTCCACGGTACGGTCCATGCTCACCGGGGGGGATGCGTACGTGAGGGCATGTATGCAGGTTGGCTACATGTGTCTCCACACAGGCAAACATGCTGCTCACCCGGAGGCCCCACCCAGCCTCCAGTGCTACCCGAGGAACCCAGAGGCCCCGGACCCCCTCTAGGCACTGAGATCCACCACCACGTGTCGGTACAGAAGTGTCTGTCCCTTGAAGCTGGGGGCCAGGAGCAGCTGGGCGTCCCCAGCAGGCATGTAGCAGAAGGCCCGAGGGGCCTGCACCGCCAGCTCCTGGAACCGCACAAAGTTCTGCCGCCCCTCATCCCACTGGTAGATCTGTGTGAAGGAGAAGtcgctgcccagggccaggtaGCGGCGTTCACCCACCAGGAAGGGCTGCAGGGCCAGCGAGCCCCTGGAGGGCAGCGCCTGTACCTCGGAGAAGCGGGTGCCCTCCCAGCGCAGGATCTTGGAGTCACCGATGTAGCGGCTGAGGCACAGGTAGCTGTCGCGACCTGCGCGGAAGTGTTTCACAGCCTGGGCATCAGGCACCTGGGTCACCTCGCCCTGGACCGCAAACTGCTTCTGGGTGCGACTCCACTGATAGATGACgggggcctgggagctgctggACACGATCAGGCGTGGCTTGCCCTCGCCGTCTACGAATTCCAGGTCAGTGTCACGGTGCCAGGCATGCAGGGCCTGGTGGGAGTAGAAGCCGTTCTGGTGCCAGCGGTAGAGGCTGGTGGCCCCCGCCTTGGAGCTGTCAGCCACGGCAAAGTACCAGTCGCCATCGATGCGGAAGGCCTCGAGGTCATTGGGCTTGCGCACGCGCTGAGGGTCGATGTCCTGCAGCTTGGTGAAGCGCGTGGTGTTGGGGTCCCAGTGGTAAATGTAAGAGCCACCAAACAGCTGGGCCACCACCACATACAGCTGGCTGTCCACCACCATCGGCTTGCAGTGCACTGCAGAGGGGGCTGCAGGACGGAGGGAAGCAAGTCAGGCAGCGTCAGGGGGCCCGCAAGCCCCTGCCCCACGCCACACCCTCAGAAAAGAGGGTTGGTCCCTTCCAACGGTGGACGAAGA harbors:
- the REEP4 gene encoding receptor expression-enhancing protein 4 codes for the protein MVSWMICRLVVLVFGMLYPTYASYKAVKTKNIREYVRWMMYWIVFALFMAVETFTDIFISWFPFYYEIKMAFVLWLLSPYTKGASLLYRKFVHPSLSRHEKEIDTYIVQAKERSYETVLSFGKRGLNIAASAAVQAATKSQGALAGRLRSFSMQDLRTISDAPAPTYQDPLYLEDQVPHHRPPIGYRAGGLQDSDTEDECWSDTEVVPQPSARPREKPLGRTQSLRVVKRKPLVREGTSRSLKVRTRKKTTPSDMDS
- the LGI3 gene encoding leucine-rich repeat LGI family member 3 isoform X2; its protein translation is MAGLRARLGSGLGLLALSTLGLCLMLQVGAKRPPKTPPCPPSCSCTRDTAFCVDSKAVPRNLPSEVISLTLVNAAFSEIQDGAFSHLPLLQFLLLNSNKFTLIGDNAFTGLSHLQYLFIENNDIWALSKFTFRGLKSLTHLSLANNNLQTLPRDIFRPLDILSDLDLRGNSLHCDCKVKWLVEWLAHTNTTVAPIYCASPPRFQEHKVQDLPLREFDCITTAVSAEPFLYSSDLYLALAQPGASACTILKWDYVERKLRDYDRIPAPSAVHCKPMVVDSQLYVVVAQLFGGSYIYHWDPNTTRFTKLQDIDPQRVRKPNDLEAFRIDGDWYFAVADSSKAGATSLYRWHQNGFYSHQALHAWHRDTDLEFVDGEGKPRLIVSSSSQAPVIYQWSRTQKQFAVQGEVTQVPDAQAVKHFRAGRDSYLCLSRYIGDSKILRWEGTRFSEVQALPSRGSLALQPFLVGERRYLALGSDFSFTQIYQWDEGRQNFVRFQELAVQAPRAFCYMPAGDAQLLLAPSFKGQTLLYRHVVVDLSA
- the LGI3 gene encoding leucine-rich repeat LGI family member 3 isoform X3; amino-acid sequence: MAGLRARLGSGLGLLALSTLGLCLMLQVGAKRPPKTPPCPPSCSCTRDTAFCVDSKAVPRNLPSEVISLTLVNAAFSEIQDGAFSHLPLLQFLLLNSNKFTLIGDNAFTGLSHLQYLFIENNDIWALSKFTFRGLKSLTHLSLANNNLQTLPRDIFRPLDILSDLDLRGNSLHCDCKVKWLVEWLAHTNTTVAPIYCASPPRFQEHKVQDLPLREFDCITTGASACTILKWDYVERKLRDYDRIPAPSAVHCKPMVVDSQLYVVVAQLFGGSYIYHWDPNTTRFTKLQDIDPQRVRKPNDLEAFRIDGDWYFAVADSSKAGATSLYRWHQNGFYSHQALHAWHRDTDLEFVDGEGKPRLIVSSSSQAPVIYQWSRTQKQFAVQGEVTQVPDAQAVKHFRAGRDSYLCLSRYIGDSKILRWEGTRFSEVQALPSRGSLALQPFLVGERRYLALGSDFSFTQIYQWDEGRQNFVRFQELAVQAPRAFCYMPAGDAQLLLAPSFKGQTLLYRHVVVDLSA